In Yersinia enterocolitica subsp. enterocolitica, one DNA window encodes the following:
- the glyQ gene encoding glycine--tRNA ligase subunit alpha, producing MQKFDTKTFQGLILTLQDYWARQGCTIVQPLDMEVGAGTSHPMTCLRALGPEPIAAAYVQPSRRPTDGRYGENPNRLQHYYQFQVIIKPSPDNIQELYLGSLKELGLDPLIHDIRFVEDNWENPTLGAWGLGWEVWLNGMEVTQFTYFQQVGGLECKPVTGEITYGLERLAMYIQGVDSVYDLIWCDGPLGTTTYGDIYHQNEVEQSTYNFEYADVDFLFSCFEQYEKEAQSLLALEVPLPLPAYERILKAGHTFNLLDARKAISVTERQRYILRIRTLTKAVAEAYYASREALGFPMCKKNQN from the coding sequence ATGCAAAAGTTTGATACCAAGACCTTTCAGGGCCTGATCCTGACGTTACAGGACTATTGGGCGCGCCAAGGCTGCACCATTGTTCAACCACTGGACATGGAAGTCGGCGCGGGTACCTCCCACCCAATGACCTGCCTGCGTGCACTTGGCCCAGAGCCAATCGCTGCCGCTTATGTACAACCTTCACGCCGCCCGACCGATGGTCGCTACGGTGAGAACCCCAATCGCCTGCAACACTATTATCAGTTCCAGGTCATTATCAAACCTTCACCAGACAACATTCAGGAACTCTATTTAGGTTCATTGAAAGAGCTGGGTCTGGACCCGCTGATTCACGACATTCGCTTTGTCGAAGATAACTGGGAGAACCCAACGCTGGGTGCCTGGGGTCTGGGCTGGGAAGTGTGGCTAAACGGCATGGAAGTGACGCAGTTCACTTACTTCCAGCAAGTGGGCGGTTTGGAATGTAAACCGGTCACCGGCGAAATAACTTATGGTCTGGAACGTTTGGCAATGTACATCCAGGGCGTAGATAGCGTTTATGACCTGATTTGGTGTGACGGCCCACTGGGTACAACCACCTACGGCGATATTTATCATCAAAATGAAGTGGAGCAATCCACCTATAACTTTGAATACGCCGATGTGGACTTCCTGTTCTCCTGCTTCGAGCAATATGAGAAAGAGGCCCAGTCACTGCTGGCGTTGGAAGTCCCACTGCCGCTGCCGGCTTACGAACGTATTCTGAAAGCGGGCCACACCTTTAACCTGCTAGACGCCCGTAAAGCCATCTCGGTGACTGAGCGTCAGCGTTATATTCTGCGCATTCGTACGCTGACCAAAGCTGTCGCCGAGGCTTATTATGCTTCCCGCGAGGCATTGGGCTTCCCTATGTGCAAAAAGAATCAGAACTAA
- a CDS encoding DNA-3-methyladenine glycosylase I, which yields MSLQRCGWVTTDPLYLAYHDTEWGIPRTDSQALFEMLCLEGQQAGLSWITVLKKREHYRKCFHNFDPVRVAKMGPEEVEKLVLDSGIIRHRGKIQAIITNAQAYLAMEANGEDFSHFIWGFVDGEPKVNHWWCLAECPATTPISDAMSKALKKRGFKFIGSTICYAFMQASGLVNDHLASCFCHPDNAAK from the coding sequence ATGAGCCTACAACGCTGCGGTTGGGTAACAACGGATCCGCTCTATCTGGCTTATCACGATACTGAATGGGGAATTCCACGTACCGACAGCCAGGCATTATTCGAAATGCTGTGCCTCGAAGGTCAACAAGCTGGGCTTTCATGGATAACCGTGCTGAAAAAACGCGAACACTATCGCAAATGCTTTCATAACTTTGATCCGGTGCGTGTGGCGAAAATGGGGCCAGAAGAGGTTGAAAAGCTGGTGCTGGATAGCGGCATCATCCGCCATCGCGGAAAGATTCAGGCGATTATCACCAATGCGCAGGCCTATCTGGCAATGGAAGCCAACGGCGAAGACTTTTCGCATTTTATCTGGGGTTTCGTCGATGGCGAGCCAAAAGTTAACCATTGGTGGTGTTTGGCGGAATGCCCAGCAACAACCCCCATCTCAGATGCGATGTCTAAGGCACTCAAAAAAAGAGGTTTTAAGTTTATCGGTTCCACTATTTGCTATGCATTTATGCAAGCCAGTGGCCTGGTGAACGATCATCTGGCGAGCTGTTTCTGCCATCCGGATAATGCAGCGAAATGA
- a CDS encoding N-acetyltransferase translates to MIRAYQPDDLDAVMQLWLTSTIAAHPFIAEQYWHESAPLVRNTYLPAARTWVYLHSKTIRDESPIAGFISILAEQLVGALFVAQPFHGQGIGKALMEHVQQHYRALTLEVYQQNQRACHFYRKQGFTQIGKAYNAETKSTILTLHWQHPFN, encoded by the coding sequence ATGATTAGAGCGTATCAACCCGACGATCTTGATGCCGTGATGCAATTGTGGCTCACCAGCACCATTGCCGCACATCCTTTTATTGCCGAGCAGTATTGGCACGAAAGCGCCCCGTTGGTACGAAACACTTACCTGCCAGCAGCCCGCACTTGGGTCTATTTACACTCAAAAACCATCCGTGATGAGAGTCCAATTGCAGGATTTATCAGTATTCTGGCAGAACAACTGGTGGGGGCATTGTTTGTCGCCCAACCTTTTCACGGGCAGGGTATCGGTAAGGCATTGATGGAACATGTTCAGCAGCATTACCGCGCCCTGACGCTGGAGGTCTATCAGCAAAACCAGCGCGCCTGCCACTTCTACCGTAAACAGGGTTTTACCCAGATAGGGAAAGCGTATAACGCCGAGACCAAAAGCACTATTTTAACTCTGCACTGGCAACACCCATTCAACTAG
- a CDS encoding peptidase inhibitor family I36 protein — MILCSTAISREIDSNCTKTSQNYIATQHHDNSEENKVCLFTEDKLQGESMCFSAGESIDFEIQDDEVVENDTISSIYNPSGKLVTIYKHDNYNPPYFNLIESIGESDLASFYMDNAISSVKVAATSDQGCYQRCVIRQKMELSLPDIFASFWDNIDYPNNQVLLSFDINGKSDFMAGLPLGPIIWVSKKEISIFGQYGDQPIVFYLHPDTDRLSLLFHLNDNNIAISYMESRGTEQIALSPSIGLGHSSFNKQRLDSRLTINNNASQPLIIDQIVIAASAEDIQSVHHRSERDTAGTLGCTFIPALAIYNYVTHSHCNQGDILWHKISHWFSPDNKDKTVLAAGDSSLLKPHSHSLEYSSAALTLAKIETQLHNQALTLPATAQFCKTSMDNILATRYPRDVGVHCQQWVSRVLANFTELFGDSLRDWTLDVLRKVLIQIYENDTTGFATSDPAAESRLVNEVQSVIRQLGIDETISQISQAFDYARLNYARYLAHNPAPTQSPLGAQRLPLGTYSLSLASYHYPTDRPAARVLQDGEWVTRPDLYFDIDILDTTIPTRPDIDAAFMDDALAAAGAWLDIYNASPVNYHITNEPWSEHDRTIEAGRVNSYFLYSELLDAENDYVYAAVRLEGDIVSILAARRDESFENSHDNYYIEFFVTDPNHVLLPEGEGSIRGAGSAALHGLAHYLQQHGVSVLRLRAPSQPAARVTTKLGFQHDEF; from the coding sequence ATGATATTATGTTCGACTGCCATTTCCAGAGAAATAGATAGTAATTGTACCAAGACATCGCAAAATTACATTGCAACCCAGCATCATGATAATTCTGAAGAAAATAAGGTTTGTTTATTTACAGAGGATAAACTCCAGGGGGAATCAATGTGTTTTTCTGCCGGAGAAAGTATTGACTTTGAAATTCAAGATGATGAGGTGGTTGAAAATGATACTATCTCATCAATCTATAATCCCAGTGGAAAGTTAGTGACTATATATAAGCATGATAATTACAATCCACCTTACTTTAATTTAATTGAGTCAATAGGTGAGAGTGATTTAGCCAGTTTTTATATGGACAATGCCATTAGCAGCGTCAAAGTCGCTGCTACCTCTGACCAGGGCTGTTATCAGCGCTGTGTTATTCGCCAAAAAATGGAATTATCTTTACCCGATATTTTCGCATCATTCTGGGATAATATAGATTACCCCAACAACCAGGTTTTATTAAGTTTCGATATTAATGGTAAAAGTGATTTTATGGCCGGGTTACCACTAGGTCCAATAATATGGGTATCTAAGAAAGAGATTTCTATTTTCGGACAGTACGGCGATCAACCCATCGTATTCTATCTCCATCCGGATACCGATCGCCTCTCGCTACTGTTTCATCTTAATGATAACAATATTGCCATAAGCTATATGGAAAGTCGCGGTACCGAACAGATTGCCTTATCGCCTTCCATTGGGCTAGGTCATTCTTCATTTAATAAACAACGGCTAGATTCACGATTGACCATTAATAACAATGCCAGCCAACCCCTGATTATTGACCAAATAGTGATAGCTGCCAGTGCTGAAGATATTCAGTCTGTACACCACAGGAGTGAACGTGATACTGCCGGAACATTAGGCTGTACCTTTATTCCTGCATTGGCGATTTATAATTATGTTACACATAGTCATTGCAATCAGGGAGATATATTATGGCATAAAATATCCCATTGGTTTTCCCCAGATAATAAAGATAAAACGGTATTGGCGGCTGGCGACTCATCGTTACTTAAACCACATTCTCACTCCTTAGAGTATAGTAGCGCTGCACTAACATTAGCCAAAATCGAAACTCAATTACATAATCAGGCACTCACACTACCGGCCACCGCGCAATTTTGTAAAACCTCGATGGATAATATTCTCGCCACCCGCTATCCCCGTGATGTGGGTGTACACTGTCAGCAATGGGTCTCCAGAGTATTAGCCAACTTTACTGAGTTATTCGGTGATTCATTGCGCGACTGGACGCTGGATGTTCTGCGCAAGGTATTAATACAAATTTATGAGAATGATACGACTGGTTTTGCAACTAGCGATCCGGCAGCAGAAAGCCGCCTGGTGAATGAGGTTCAGTCAGTTATTCGTCAACTAGGTATAGATGAAACTATCAGCCAAATATCTCAGGCTTTTGATTATGCCAGATTAAATTACGCGCGTTATTTGGCGCACAATCCTGCCCCCACGCAATCCCCTCTGGGCGCTCAACGTTTGCCATTAGGCACATATTCACTCTCTTTGGCCTCTTATCATTATCCCACAGATAGGCCTGCCGCACGCGTGCTGCAAGATGGGGAATGGGTCACCCGACCCGATTTGTATTTTGATATCGATATTCTTGATACCACCATCCCGACCCGGCCAGATATCGATGCCGCCTTTATGGATGATGCCTTAGCGGCGGCGGGCGCATGGTTAGACATTTACAACGCTTCCCCAGTCAATTATCACATCACTAACGAACCCTGGTCAGAACATGACCGCACTATCGAGGCGGGTCGGGTAAACAGTTACTTCCTATATAGCGAATTACTTGATGCCGAGAATGACTATGTGTACGCAGCGGTTCGGCTAGAAGGAGATATTGTCAGTATTCTGGCAGCCAGAAGAGATGAGTCGTTTGAAAATAGTCACGATAATTACTATATCGAATTTTTTGTGACTGACCCAAACCATGTGCTTCTCCCAGAAGGTGAAGGCAGTATTCGCGGCGCAGGAAGTGCCGCACTACACGGACTGGCGCATTATCTACAACAGCATGGGGTGAGCGTTTTACGTCTTCGCGCGCCCAGTCAACCCGCGGCACGCGTCACCACCAAACTCGGCTTCCAGCATGATGAGTTTTGA
- a CDS encoding OmpA family lipoprotein, with translation MKKRILATVAAVSVALTLSACTTNPYTGESQAGKSGYGAGIGAALGAGIGMLSSSKHDRGKGALIGAAAGAALGGGAGYYMDVQEAKLREKMSGTGVSVTRQGDNIVLNMPNNVTFDTDSSNLKPAGANTLTGVAMVLKEYDKTAVNVTGYTDSTGARAHNMTLSQQRADSVGSALIVQGVAANRIRTSGAGPDNPVASNSTAAGKAQNRRVEITLSPL, from the coding sequence ATGAAAAAACGCATTCTGGCTACGGTAGCCGCCGTGTCTGTCGCGCTAACACTTTCCGCTTGTACCACCAATCCCTATACCGGCGAATCACAAGCCGGAAAATCCGGTTACGGTGCAGGAATTGGGGCCGCATTAGGGGCAGGGATCGGCATGTTGTCCTCCTCCAAACATGACCGTGGTAAAGGTGCATTGATTGGTGCCGCAGCCGGTGCAGCCTTAGGTGGTGGTGCAGGTTATTACATGGATGTGCAGGAAGCCAAACTGCGTGAGAAAATGAGCGGCACAGGTGTTAGCGTGACCCGCCAGGGTGACAACATCGTATTGAATATGCCCAATAACGTGACATTCGATACTGACAGCAGCAACCTGAAACCGGCCGGAGCCAATACCTTAACCGGCGTGGCTATGGTATTGAAGGAGTATGATAAAACCGCCGTCAATGTGACCGGTTATACCGATAGCACTGGGGCCAGAGCACATAACATGACGCTTTCGCAGCAGCGCGCCGACAGTGTAGGCAGTGCGCTGATCGTGCAGGGTGTGGCGGCAAACCGTATCCGCACCAGCGGTGCAGGGCCGGATAATCCGGTGGCAAGCAACAGCACCGCCGCCGGTAAGGCGCAGAACCGCCGGGTTGAAATCACCTTAAGCCCACTGTAA
- a CDS encoding helix-turn-helix transcriptional regulator, with amino-acid sequence MNIDYSTSQPQSVAERLLLLLKTRGPMQATDAGNILGTTGEAARQQFVKLANDGLVVAVAQAKGVGRPIQLWQLTEAGNARFPDAHSELTVQLLHMVRTKLGEEALNLLIDTREQETRELYCQAMEGAQSIDERVKRLVAIRSQEGYMAECQTQADGSILLIENHCPICAAATSCQGFCRAELSVFQQALGVPVERIEHILSGSRRCTYRIRLE; translated from the coding sequence ATGAATATTGATTATTCGACCAGTCAACCGCAGTCTGTTGCTGAACGTCTACTGTTGCTGCTCAAGACACGCGGCCCCATGCAGGCCACGGATGCGGGTAATATTCTTGGCACCACTGGGGAAGCAGCGCGCCAACAATTTGTAAAATTGGCTAATGATGGGCTGGTAGTGGCGGTGGCGCAGGCAAAAGGCGTCGGGCGGCCAATCCAGCTTTGGCAACTTACTGAAGCTGGGAATGCCCGTTTCCCTGATGCTCACAGCGAGCTAACGGTTCAATTATTGCATATGGTGCGCACAAAATTAGGCGAAGAAGCGCTTAATTTACTGATAGATACTCGTGAGCAGGAAACGCGCGAGCTGTATTGTCAGGCGATGGAAGGCGCTCAGAGTATTGATGAACGGGTGAAGCGGCTGGTGGCTATTCGCTCTCAGGAAGGGTATATGGCGGAATGCCAGACTCAGGCCGATGGCTCAATATTACTGATTGAAAATCATTGCCCGATTTGTGCTGCCGCCACCAGCTGTCAGGGATTTTGTCGGGCAGAATTATCAGTATTTCAGCAAGCTCTGGGAGTGCCGGTTGAGCGGATTGAACATATTTTATCCGGCTCCCGCCGCTGCACTTATCGTATCAGGCTGGAATAA
- a CDS encoding MFS transporter — MNDASRWSDLFSGKNAAFAIALSGGVVLHAINIYIATTILPSVVLEINGLNLYAWNTTLFVTASILGSALSARLLSGYGARSAYLLASLTFMLGSALCAMAPNMPLMLVGRTVQGLGGGFLFALSYAMINLVFPQSLWPRAMALISGMWGVATLIGPAIGGIFAEMNAWRFAFWTLLPVTLIYAIFTWRILPKGKSSSAVSSALPVTQLVLLTAIVLTISASSIASNGLTNLVGIVLAVLLLVLLLHIESRATSRLLPKGALRLNSPLAALYITISLLAIGITCEIFVPYFLQTIHGQSPLISGYIAATMAAGWTISEVMSAGWKKSGIRWAIISGPIIVLMGIIALAILMPVSSLGSWQQMAPIAIALTLVGFGIGFGWPHLLTRILQVAAEEDKDIAGASITTVQMFATAVGAAIAGMVANLSGLNSPGGIAGAENTAHWLFTLYTIAPALAIITALRCAAIRSQPQPVNSVTSHEIL; from the coding sequence ATAAATGATGCAAGCCGATGGAGTGATTTGTTCTCCGGCAAAAATGCGGCTTTTGCTATAGCTCTGTCGGGTGGTGTGGTACTACATGCCATCAATATCTATATCGCCACCACTATTTTACCGTCGGTGGTGCTGGAGATTAATGGCCTGAATTTATACGCCTGGAATACCACTCTGTTTGTCACCGCGTCGATCCTCGGTTCCGCATTATCTGCCCGTTTACTCAGTGGTTATGGTGCACGCAGCGCCTATTTGTTGGCCTCACTGACCTTTATGCTGGGCAGTGCTTTATGCGCCATGGCACCGAATATGCCGCTGATGCTGGTTGGCAGAACCGTGCAGGGTTTGGGGGGCGGTTTTCTGTTTGCACTCTCTTATGCCATGATTAATCTGGTTTTTCCGCAATCATTATGGCCAAGGGCCATGGCGCTAATTTCAGGAATGTGGGGCGTGGCAACACTGATTGGCCCAGCAATTGGCGGGATATTTGCAGAAATGAACGCCTGGCGCTTTGCCTTCTGGACGTTACTGCCGGTGACACTGATTTATGCTATTTTTACCTGGCGCATTCTGCCAAAAGGAAAATCCAGCAGCGCAGTCAGCTCGGCATTACCGGTCACCCAACTGGTGCTATTAACCGCAATTGTTTTGACCATTTCCGCCAGCAGTATTGCCAGCAATGGCCTGACGAATCTGGTGGGTATCGTGTTAGCTGTATTGCTGCTGGTGCTGCTATTGCACATAGAATCCCGAGCCACCTCGCGTTTACTGCCCAAAGGAGCGCTGCGCCTTAACTCACCCCTGGCCGCACTCTATATCACCATCTCTTTACTGGCGATCGGCATTACTTGTGAGATTTTTGTCCCTTACTTCCTACAAACCATACACGGACAGTCGCCACTGATTTCTGGCTATATCGCCGCCACTATGGCTGCGGGCTGGACAATTTCTGAGGTCATGAGCGCTGGCTGGAAAAAGTCAGGTATTCGTTGGGCGATTATTAGCGGCCCAATTATTGTGCTGATGGGAATCATTGCGCTCGCCATCCTGATGCCAGTAAGTTCACTGGGCAGTTGGCAGCAGATGGCCCCCATCGCCATTGCGCTTACATTAGTGGGTTTCGGTATCGGCTTTGGCTGGCCACACTTGCTGACCCGCATTCTGCAAGTGGCAGCGGAAGAAGATAAAGATATCGCCGGTGCCTCGATTACCACGGTACAAATGTTTGCCACCGCGGTCGGGGCGGCAATAGCCGGAATGGTAGCTAACCTTTCTGGCCTTAATTCCCCCGGCGGGATCGCGGGCGCTGAAAACACCGCTCACTGGCTATTTACTCTGTATACTATTGCCCCAGCACTGGCGATCATTACTGCACTACGTTGCGCAGCCATTCGCTCCCAGCCCCAGCCGGTTAACAGCGTTACCAGCCACGAAATTTTATAA
- the ghrB gene encoding glyoxylate/hydroxypyruvate reductase GhrB: protein MKPSIVLYKSIPADLHQRLEQHFTVNSFEGLSSDNQPELLSALQQAEGLIGSGGKIDQVFLERAPKLRAASTISVGYDNFDVDALSQRGIALMHTPTVLTETVADTMMALVLSSARRVVELAERVKAGEWQDSIGDDWFGVDVHHKTIGILGMGRIGMALAQRAHFGFSMPVLYTSRRPHEAAEKRFGARRCSLDTLLAEVDFLCITLPMTEQTYHMIGREQLAKMKSSAILINAGRGPVVDEQALIAALQDGTIHAAGLDVFAQEPLPVESPLLKLPNVVAVPHIGSATHETRYNMAACAVDNLIAALTGTVTENCVNPQVLQQA from the coding sequence ATGAAGCCATCTATCGTGCTGTACAAAAGTATTCCTGCCGATCTGCATCAGCGTTTAGAGCAACACTTTACCGTAAACAGTTTTGAGGGTTTATCTTCGGATAATCAGCCCGAGCTATTATCTGCGCTGCAACAAGCTGAAGGGCTTATCGGTTCTGGCGGTAAAATTGATCAGGTGTTCTTGGAACGCGCACCGAAGCTGCGAGCGGCTTCAACCATTTCTGTTGGTTATGACAATTTTGATGTCGATGCGCTGAGCCAGCGTGGAATAGCCTTAATGCACACCCCTACCGTTCTGACCGAAACCGTGGCAGATACTATGATGGCATTGGTGCTATCCAGTGCGCGGCGGGTGGTAGAACTGGCTGAGCGCGTGAAAGCCGGAGAATGGCAAGACAGCATCGGTGATGATTGGTTTGGTGTCGATGTTCACCATAAAACCATCGGCATTCTCGGCATGGGCCGAATTGGTATGGCACTGGCTCAACGAGCACACTTTGGTTTCAGCATGCCGGTGCTATACACCAGCCGCCGCCCACATGAAGCAGCGGAAAAGCGCTTTGGTGCCCGCCGCTGCTCACTCGATACCTTGCTGGCTGAGGTTGATTTCCTCTGCATCACTTTGCCGATGACCGAACAGACTTACCATATGATTGGCCGTGAGCAACTGGCTAAAATGAAATCCAGCGCCATTCTGATCAATGCGGGTCGTGGGCCGGTGGTGGATGAGCAGGCACTGATTGCTGCGCTGCAAGATGGCACTATTCATGCTGCTGGGCTGGATGTTTTTGCACAAGAGCCACTACCAGTGGAGTCGCCACTACTCAAATTACCGAATGTGGTTGCTGTGCCACATATTGGTTCCGCCACCCATGAAACCCGCTACAACATGGCGGCCTGCGCGGTAGATAACCTGATTGCGGCACTGACAGGCACCGTCACAGAAAACTGCGTCAACCCGCAGGTATTGCAGCAAGCATAA